Proteins from a genomic interval of Aspergillus flavus chromosome 7, complete sequence:
- a CDS encoding cora family metal ion transporter (unnamed protein product), with product MADAPSAAYQTSPNHGLSSSQDGRSVNSRPDTRPSTTYDPLASETTQDPQIDSKSTTGKRAKRKKKHRKRRNRRQSFISAEDPHAGAPTTPGPEVEHMAMMADQTKSRGALPFYKLGRDLSSTSLESEALLDHRNQPMMRPRRDSRLAQSFRPGSLSTTIRTGDLGSRNQPSGTRTLPVDDDSDGPDPVDDRTPLMRPSSAHRANISRYGTDSKSNPFSFRQRRSSVQTNSSRCSPRRIPSPGFPEQDRDYDINNPPSMPTSPKLRADMGYDDAVVTGADFDFSLAKSIDNRMESMPLSHDMVIDVESGTNRIRSSPPSVSPRHRPPQEGLLRRRTLPAEEDVCFPTEEVSELADEDAARASRETERRRRRRREWPDLSVLEEWSREEKEERTGDFRAKKISEPVLIEGRLRPQYQLWRREEEEAPYRFTYFNEEFQSTIHAQTISELVQPGSSFRELFIPDPPELEVSSEDETDSDHDPEEEPFDNKHHNNHGFDGNRTSPFINSHHDNIDGSKQQPRMSIISEAVSEARTSANASPSRRPYQQTKPKKYGPRPTFWLDVLCPTDAEMRVIAKAFGVHALTAEDIMMQEAREKVELFRNYYFVNYRTFDQDPNSENYLQPVNMYVVVFREGVLSFHFSQTPHPANVRRRIRQLMDYLILSSDWISYAIIDDITDVFGPLIQSIEDEVDEIDGMIMKMHSPEPVMGQSSKLEDDGVEASTTLAPGEVLRRVGVCRKKVMGMYRLLSNKADVVKGFAKRCNEQWEVAPKSEIGLYLGDIQDHIMTMTSSLTYYETLLSRAHSNYLAQINILMNERQEQTADVLGKLTVMGTIVLPLNIICGMWGMNVKVPGQDVDSLTWFWSITAGLIIFAFASFLIAKRVYKIV from the exons ACGTCCAGACACTCGCCCCTCCACTACCTATGATCCCTTAGCTTCCGAAACGACCCAAGACCCTCAGATAGATAGCAAATCGACCACGGGAAAGCGCGCGaaacggaagaagaaacatcGGAAACGTCGTAATCGTCGGCAATCTTTCATCAGTGCCGAAGATCCTCATGCCGGAGCTCCTACTACCCCGGGCCCCGAAGTGGAACACATGGCTATGATGGCGGATCAAACCAAGTCTCGAGGCGCGCTTCCGTTCTACAAGCTGGGGAGAGATTTAAGTAGCACTAGTCTGGAAAGTGAAGCTTTACTGGACCATAG GAATCAACCCATGATGCGGCCGCGCAGAGACAGCCGACTTGCTCAATCTTTTCGACCCGGGTCCTTGTCCACTACAATCCGTACCGGTGATTTGGGCTCTCGTAATCAGCCGTCTGGTACAAGAACTCTTCCCGTGGATGATGACAGCGATGGCCCTGACCCTGTGGATGATCGGACACCGTTGATGCGTCCGTCATCCGCTCATAGAGCCAATATCTCTCGATATGGAACCGATTCAAAGTCAAATCCATTCAGTTTTCGCCAACGACGTTCATCAGTCCAAACGAACTCGTCCCGATGCTCACCTCGTCGTATCCCGAGCCCCGGGTTTCCCGAACAGGATCGCGATTACGATATCAACAATCCACCATCGATGCCAACTTCGCCGAAGCTTAGAGCCGATATGGGCTATGATGATGCGGTTGTGACGGGGGCTGATTTTGACTTCTCATTGGCCAAGTCTATTGACAATCGGATGGAATCGATGCCCCTATCACACGACATGGTGATCGATGTTGAAAGCGGTACCAATCGAATCCGAAGCTCTCCTCCTTCCGTGTCACCGCGGCATCGCCCTCCGCAAGaaggtcttcttcgacgtCGAACTTTGcctgccgaagaagatgtttGTTTTCCGACTGAGGAAGTATCTGAACTGGCCGATGAGGACGCAGCAAGAGCATCGCGTGAAACTGAGCGTCGGAGACGGCGGCGCAGAGAATGGCCCGATTTGTCAGTTTTGGAGGAATGGAGCcgggaggaaaaggaggagcgCACGGGTGACTTTCGAGCAAAGAAGATTAGTGAGCCTGTGCTTATTGAGGGTCGTCTGCGCCCACAGTATCAGCTCTGGCGacgggaggaagaggaggctcCTTATCGATTCACATACTTCAACGAGGAATTCCAAAGTACGATACACGCCCAGACAATATCTGAGCTAGTACAACCCGGAAGCAGTTTCCGCGAGCTTTTTATCCCAGACCCTCCCGAATTAGAAGTTTCTTCAGAAGACGAGACGGATTCCGATCATGACCCTGAAGAAGAACCCTTTGACAATAAACATCACAACAACCATGGTTTTGATGGAAACCGGACTTCACCATTTATCAACAGCCACCATGACAATATAGACGGTTCAAAGCAACAACCTCGTATGTCCATCATCAGCGAAGCTGTATCTGAAGCACGCACGTCAGCAAATGCCTCCCCGTCTCGACGGCCGTACCAACAAACGAAGCCAAAAAAGTATGGGCCCCGGCCAACCTTCTGGCTTGACGTTCTTTGCCCTACGGATGCAGAGATGCGAGTGATTGCCAAAGCCTTCGGGGTCCACGCGCTCACGGCAGAGGATATCATGATGCAAGAGGCACGGGAGAAAGTTGAACTGTTTCGGAATTATTATTTTGTCAATTATCGGACCTTCGACCAAGACCCAAATAGTGAGAACTATCTGCAACCAGTGAATATGTACGTGGTTGTGTTCCGGGAAGGAGTCTTGTCCTTCCACTTTTCTCAGACACCTCACCCGGCGAATGTGCGCCGGCGAATCCGTCAACTAATGGACTACTTAATCCTCAGTTCTGATTGGATATCGTATGCCATAATTGATGATATTACTGATGTCTTCGGCCCGCTGATCCAGTCTATTGAGGATGAGGTCGACGAGATCGATGGCATGATCATGAAAATGCACTCCCCTGAGCCGGTAATGGGCCAAAGTAGCAAGCTAGAGGACGATGGGGTTGAAGCTTCGACTACGCTAGCTCCAGGTGAAGTGCTTCGAAGGGTGGGGGTTTGTCGGAAGAAAGTAATGGGCATGTATCGACTGCTGAGCAACAAGGCAGACGTTGTCAAAGGCTTTGCCAAGCGCTGCAACGAGCAGTGGGAAGTGGCGCCGAAGTCCGAGATTGGCCTATACCTGGGAGACATCCAAGATCACATCATGACAATGACGAGTAGCTTGACCTACTACGAGAC GCTTCTGTCCCGAGCACATTCCAACTATTTGGCACAGATAAACATTCTCATGAATGAGCGCCAGGAACAGACTGCGGATGTATTAGGCAAGTTGACCGTGATGGGAACAATCGTTCTTCCACTTAACATTATCTGCGGCATGTGGGGGATGAACGTCAAGGTACCGGGTCAGGATGTGGATAGCTTGACGTGGTTCTGGTCGA TTACGGCTGGTTTGATCATTTTCGCCTTTGCGTCATTTCTCATTGCCAAACGGGTGTATAAGATTGTATAG